The sequence atttgtttatcttaaattatataatcatataaaaatgaCGTCTATTTAGGGATTCAAATGTGAACtctacctttttgtttttgttcatgtttaaccatcttggttttgtttaaaaatttttttcatatatatactatttatattttatatagcttcaaattttataaatatctagtaagattttgaatataaaaaccattacaagtaattctcataagttatatcaattgattttttattagtatcttatttttcaggatgttcttataatttatagaaattattattataaaattattttttatatttgtttattttttaatttaattatgattcttaatatatatctaaaattcaattttgataatattatcaaatataaatatagaaataaaataaattttaaaataatatattaagagaaaatttgaaatattattttcaaattaatcaccatgaaaatagatattgagtaaattgtgagtaaatatttagtttaataaaaagattatatatatatatatatatatatatgagagggtaagggcACGGCGATGCGGATTTTCACCCTGCACTCTTCAATCAGGTAAGAGTGAGCATGCCCAAGTGCAGCTGCAGGAGTAGGTGAGCATACCCGCTTGCGAGCCGTCTACTGCAAAAGACTAACTGGGTCATCCATCAGACTTGACAACTCGCATCTCGGTCGAAGAGATGTCATTACCCTCTTTAGACTCAGGAAACCCTCTCGACGGTATACATCGTCGGgatagggtacaaattgccatctctattgAGATTTGAACAACTTCATAATTAACCCAGTAAAATCCACAAATTTCAAAACCCTTTAGCTCTaggagaatgaaaataaaaatttctaggGGGGTTACATGTAAACTTGCAATTGAGATTTTGTCAATCTTCAAAGGTTatagtaaaaggaaaaaatccAAAAGTGCCTTTCCCGCCCCTTCCTCCTCACCGGCCCAATCCTCCTCCCGGCTTCGCAAACGAAAAACGAAATGAACTTCCTCCGTAGGTCACTCCCCCTTCTCCGCCGCTCCATCCCCTCCAAGATCTTTTCTTCTCCCAGACCccatcttcctcttcctcctcctctcttCTCGAGATCCATCTCCAACCCTAACCCCACCGCTGGACCTATCCCCAATCCATCCTTGTCATGGCGCACCATCCTCCAACCCCTCGCCCTTCTTATTGGTGTCATCGTTGGCGGCGGAGGCATCATCTATTACCTCTATTTTGAGACCGTCCCTTTCAGTAATAACTCCCGCTTGGTCATCGTCTCTCCTTTGGCTGAGCGAAAGATCAGCGAGATCGAGTTTCAGAAGCTGAAGAACGGCCTCGAGGGCAGGATCCTCCCCGCCAACCATCCCGACACCATCCGCGTCCGCCGCATCTCCGAGAACATCATCGAAGCCATTCAACCATGTCTCCACCATGACAAGCGGCAGCGGGGCGATCTCAGGTACGCTTGTGAGATCCAAGCTCTTGAGCGGTCCCCGGAGACTAGGAAGAAGTCGGCGGAGGCTGAGAGATGGGAAGTGCTTGTGGTGAGCGATAAGACTTTCTATGCCTTTTGCCTTCCGTGTCGCAAGATTGTGGTTTCCACCAGAGTTCTTGATCATCTCAGGACGGATGCCGAGATCGCCACTTTGCTTGGGCATGAggtatccttttttttttttgttcttccttGTTATTGATTGAAGTTGAGATGATTCTTTGAGTTTatctagttatttttatttgtttcttggaGGTTGCCCATGTTGTTGCTCGCCATGGTGCGGAGATTGCTACAAAAGACTTGTGGATGGATATTTATTTCAGGCCTTCACATTTCTGTCGGGATCCTGGAGAATTAGCGTATCTTCATCGGAAAGAGGACCTCTGCAAAAGGTATTTCACTTTAATTTCTCTGTAATTTTACCCTTATCCAGGCAATTTAACTTGGTCATTTCATTGTGGCTTATAATTGCTTTTTGTTTTGATCCTGGCGTGGCACTGTGTGTTTCTAGTTCATAATGTCTTTGGATGATATGTAACAATGACTATTCTATTTAATAGTTTAATCaactaaattacattttttaatttgttgcatGCGGATGAAATTGAACCCTGcattccaattttatttttattcataccttacatgaaaaaatttaaagttaactTCGTATGTAATTTGGATATATAGTCTTAAGTAATTAAGTTGGTGATAGCAGATAGCTCTCATTGGATCATGATAAATAAATCCAGAGTGATACAATGAGGGAAATGATCAAACTCCTTAGTAACAAGAGATGTAGATTGTCTTGAATTAACATATACAtgacttttcttttttgaatttgagaaaaaaggttgacatgatttttttttttttttgagcaaAATAATTGACATTTCATGTTTCTGGCACACCATGGGTTAGGGACATGACATGCTGAGAACAATGATACTTGTAAAATATACCCCCAATCAGGCACTTGAAGGACATTGTTGTGCCAGACAAGGAAATGTTCTAAAATTCTGCTAGGGACTGATGGAATTGGCCTTTAGCAACGTTGTTCTGGCCTATAAAGACATTCATTCTCTTGGGGGTGTTTGAGCAAAGTGCCCATAGTAGGTTTCTTACAAGGGCATTATAGTATCAAATATTGTCAGGAGGACGTGGGCTTAGTTTGCAGTTCAATGGATTATCATGTTgaaatatcttcatttgtttaatttcaaGTAGGTTCATTCTACTTTATTCATTTCTCCCTTTTGCATCTCAACCcaattattatgcttcctacatccactatgaaaaaaaaaattctaattgtGTAGGAAATGAGCATTCAAAATGACTTGGAATGGCCACAAGtaatttggaaagagttttAAGTGGTCACGTTAACATCATGCTAATGGCATTAATTTTGTGTGGTCTTGTACTACTTTCTCCATTTTGATCTACATAGTCACAATTGTACTCCATTATATATCCTGTTTAAGCTAGAAGAGAAGGTAATTGACTAACATGAGTAAATGGTGAACAATCATGTCAACATCAGAAGCATTTTTGTTCCTCAAATGATGCAAATCAGGTTAGGGGTTGGCTGAGTTCCACAGTTACAAGACTGTTTCCCTTGTTTTTATGTTGCATCTTACTCAGCCTCTTTTAGTTTTTAcaattgatttgtttgtttgtttgtttgttagaATGGAAATGGAGGCAGATCATATTGGCCTCTTGTTGATGGCTTATGCGGGATATGACCTAAGTGTCGCACCAAGAGTTTATGAAAAACTTAAAGGGATCAATCGGAAGACTTTATGGCACTATTCCTCAAGAGAACAGATTGAAGTATTTCTGTCTATGTACTGAGATGTGGTTGCCAGTCATGTTTGTTTCTGATTTCCTTATTAATTGGTTGTAAATCGACTTTTCCTTAGTATCTTCATGTTTTTATGCTGTAAGATTTTAAGTTATATCACTTAATCCATTTTCAGAAATACCTTGCATCCAGTttgttaaatttgaaattttaacttTTACATGAGGCTTGTCAATTAGGCCATGGTGGGGGCTGGGGTTGATTCCTCACGGTACTTAAGATTAATCACATCTAAGGGGATAGACGTCCCCTTATCCTATagctaataaaaatttttgaattgaaattttCTATTGGTaaccttataaaaaatataaattataaaaaaatttgttcatcTGGgtgattaaagtaaaaaaattttatatgacgtagaaattaatatttttgccGTTTTCAAAGATTACGGTATGGAAAAAGAATGATTTTCTAATGAACTTTTTATATACATGACTTTGAATtgtataaattacaaaaatgctaatataaataaaaaaatattttatgaggGGTTACATGTAAATTTTCCATTGAGattttaatgattttcaaaggctatataataaggaaaaaatcTTCAAGTTTTTGAATGGAAAATGTACACACATAACCttataaaaactacaaattaGAAGAGATCTTCATCATCAGCAAAatcaagataattttttttttgtggggtAAATGTAATTTAGATATTGATACTTTCGTCATTTTCAAAAGCTATGGTGAGGGAAAAACAACGATTCTTTTAATGCACCCATTTTAGATACATCccttcaaaatttataaattacgaaaatattaatataaataaaaaaacttatgagGGGTTACTTGTAAACTTGTGATTGagattttgatgattttcaaaggctatagtaaTGAGAATCTTCAAgtttttcaaatgaaaattttccacATACaaccttataaaaaatataaattacaagaaaCCCTCCTCATCTgggaaatcaaaataaaatttttatatgggGTAAGtgcaatttataaattaatatttgcatcattttaaaaaactatggtgagtaaaaaaagaataattttctAATGGACATTCTCTATGTAACGACCACCCAAATGTATAAGGTACAGAAACCTTATTAAAAATCGAAACATTTTATAAGGGTTACAAGTAAAATTTTGATTgagattttgataattttcaaAGACTATATAGTAAAGGAAAATCCTCAagttttgaaatgaaaattttaaatgtgtatcattgtgaaatatatatatatatatatataaattacaaaacgCCTTCCTCAtatggaaaattaaaaaaatatgtgcgGCAagcataatttataaattaatatttgcgCAATTTTCAAACACTGTTGTGACAAAAAACAACGATTTTTTAGTGCACATTTTTTGTACGCATCCCTTggaaatgtataaataaaaaaaaccttattataaataaaaacatttttataggGGGTTAAATGCAAATTAGTGATTGAGATTTTGAAGATTTTCAAAACTATAGTAAGGAAAAATCTACTAGTTTTTGAGTTGAAATTTTCTATTTGTaaccttataaaaaatataaattacaagaaatttTGTTCGTCTTggtaattaaagtaaaaaattttacaCGGCGTAGGAGTactttataaattgatattttcgCCGTTTTAAAAGATTATGGTATACATGTAAATTTTTCATTGAGattttaatgattttcaaaggctatagtaaGGAAAAAACTTCAAGTTTTCGAATGGAAAATTTCTACGCATAACCttataaaaactacaaattaGAAGAGATCATCCTATCAGCAAAATCAAGGTAAAAATTTTTATGTGGGGTAAgtgtgatttaaatattgatACTTTCGTCATTTTCAAAGGCTATGTTGAGGGAAAACAATGATTTTAATGCTCCTATTTTATATACGGCCCttccaaattaataaattatgaaaatgttaatataaataaaaaaaattatgaggggTTACCTGTAAATTTGTGATTGagattttgatgattttcaaaggctatagtaGGGGAAAATCTTCAAgttttcaaatgaaaattttccacATACaaccttataaaaaatataaattacaagtaACACTCCTCATCTgggaaatcaaaataaaatttttatatgggGTAAGTGCAATTTATAAATCAATATTTGCGTCATTTTCAAAGACTATGGtgagtaaaaaaagaataattttctAATGGGCATTCTCTATCTAACGCCCATCCAAATGTATAAGGTACATAAAccttattaaaaatcaaaacattttatAAGGGTTACAtgtaaatttttgataattttcaaAAGCTATAGTAAGGGAAAATAATCAagttttgaaatgaaaattttaaatgtgtatcattgtgaaaaaatatatatataaattacaaaacacCTTCCTCGTAtggaaaatcaaaaataatttttttttatgtggggCAAGGgtaatttataaattgatatttgtacaattttcaaACACCGTGGTGACGAAAAACAACGATTTTTTAGTGCACATTTTTTGTACGCAACCCTCggaaatgtataaataaaaaaataccttattataaataaaaacattttataggGGGTTAAATGCAAATTTGTGATTGAGATTTTGAAgattttcaaaggctatagtaGGGAAGAATCTACTAGTTTTTGAGTTGAAATTTTCTATTTGTAACCttataaaaagtataaattacaaaaaattttgtttgcctTGGTaattaaagcaaaaaaattttatatgatgtAGGagtaatttatattattttcgcCGTTTTCAAAGATTATGGTATGGAAAAAGGAAcgattttttaatgaattttttatatacatgaCTTTGAATtgtataaattacaaaaatgctaatataaataaaaatatttatgaggGGTTACATGTAAATTTTCCATTGAGATTTTAATGATTTTGAAAGGCTATATAGTAAGGAAAAAACTTCAAGTTTTTGAATGGAAAATTTACACGCATAACCttataaaaactacaaattaGAAGAGATCTTCCTCATCAGTAAAATCAAGGTAAAATTTTATATGTGGGATAAGTGTGATTTAGATATTGTTACTTTTGTCATTTTCAAAGGCGATGGTGAgggaaaataacaattttttttaatgcaccTAATTTCTATACGGCCctttgaaatttataaattacgaaaatgttaatataaataaaaaaattatgaggggTTACTTGTAAATTTGTGATTGagattttgatgattttcaaaggctatagtaagggaaaattttcaagttttcaaatgaaaattttccatatacaaccttataaaaaatataaattacgaGCAACCCTCCTCATCTgggaaatcaaaataaaaattttatatgggGTAAGtgcaatttataaattaatatttgtgtCATTTTCAAATACTATGgtttgtaaaaaaagaataacttTCTAATGGACATTCTCTATCTAACGCCCATCCAAATGTATAAGGTACacaaaacttattaaaaaacgAAACATTTTATAAGGGGTTACATGTAAATTTTTGATTGagattgtttatatagaaaatttttatttctaatccCATTAGGAGCTTAGTCTTctactttgaattaaaatcaaacaaagaagagataaataaaaagaatgatgatAATAGACCATGTTCTCCTACTTCGAATAGGAGTAGAATAAAAAAAGGGAGgcattatcctattccaaatagGAGTGAGAGGgtgtaaataagaaaataaataaaataaatgaaaaataatgatgtataaaaaaaaaggagagagaatatatgaaattttgttCATCTTcgtaattaaagtaaaaaattttatatggcGTAGGAgtaatttgtaaattaatattttcGCCGTTTTCAAAGATTATGGTGTGGAAAAAGAACGATTTTTAACaaacttttttatatatgaCTTCGAATtgtataaattacaaaaatgctaatataaataaaaatattttataagggGTTACATGTAAATTTCGCCATtgagattttaattattttcaaatgctATAGTAAGGAAAAAACTTCAAGTTTTTGAATGGAAAATTTACACGCATAACCttataaaaactacaaattaGAAGAGATCTTCCTCATCAGTAAAATCAAGGTAAAATTTTATATGTGGGGTAAGTGTGATTTAGATATTGAtactttcttcattttcaaaGGCTATGGTGaggaaaacaacaatttttttaatgcaccTATTTTCTATACGGCCCTTCGAAATTTATAAATTACGAAAatgttaatataaataaaaaaaattatgagggtTACTGGTAAATTTGTGATTGagattttgatgattttcaaaGACTATAGTAAGGGAAAATCTTCAAgttttcaaatgaaaattttcctcATACaaccttataaaaaatataaattacgtGCAACGCTCCTCATCTgggaaatcaaaataaaatttttatatgggGTAAGtgcaatttataaattaatatttgcaTCATTTTCAAGGACTATGGTgtggaaaaaaagaataatttttctACTGCGCATTCTTTATATAACGCCAATCCAAATGTATAAGGTACAGAAAccttattaaaaatcaaaacattttatAAGGGGTTACTTGTAAATTTGTGATTgagattttgataattttcaaAAGCTATAGTAAGGGAAAATCCCCAagttttgaaatgaaaattttaaatgtgtaaccttgtaaaaaaaatataaattacaaaacacTTTCCTcatatggaaaataaaaataaattttttttttatatgcgataagcataatttataaattgatatttgcGCCATTTTCAAACACCATCGAAAAACAACGAATTTTTAATGCACATTTTTTATACGCAACCCTTCGAAATgtataatgcaaaaaaaatcttactataaataaaaacattttataggGGTTAAATGCAAATTAGTGATTGAGATGTTGATGATTTTCAAAGGCTATATAGTAAGGAAAAATCTACAAgtttttgaattgaaattttctatttgtaatcttataaaaaataaaaattacaagaaatCTTGTTCATCTTGGgtaattaaactaaaaatttttatatggcGTAGgtgtaatttataaattaatattttcgtCGTTTTCAAAGATTATGGTGTGGAGCCCTTCAAAATGTataaagcacaaaaaaaaaatcttattatacataaaaacattttataaggGATTACATGTAAATTTGTGATTgagattttgatgatttttaaagTCTATAGTATGGGAAaatgttcaaattttttaatggaaattttctatgtttaaatttataaaaaatacaaattacaaaaaaacttactcatcagaaaagaaaaattaaaatcaaaatttttatattgagACAGTGGAACTCATATATTGATATTTATGCCACTTTCAAATAATATGATGACGACAAACACTGATATTTTAATGCACATTTTTTATATACACacttgtaaaatatataaaaagtacacaaaaatttttatcactcaaattttaaattaaaaaaatttgtagggGTTACTTGTGAATTTTCAATtgaaattttggtgattttcaAAGCTATAGTAAGGAGAAAttgctaaaattttttaatgaaaatatatatatatatatatttatatatatccttctaaaaattataattacaagaAATCGCCCAACTTCTAATGACGTAAGTATAATTTTGTGATTGATATTTGCGTCATTTTCATACACTATAGTgaggaaaaacataaaaaattttaatggaCATTTTCAATATATGaccttataaaatatataaattacaaaaaatatttatctctcataatataaataaaagattttatagGTGGTTACATGTAAATATGTCATTgagattttgatgatttttaaagACTATAGCAATTAGCAAGGAAAtctcctaatttttaaattgaaattttctataaataacctTACTAAAAATACAAATGGCAAGAAATTTTCCTcattaggaaataaaaataaaaattttatatagtgTAACTGTAATTGATATTTGCTCCATTTTCAAAGACTGTATTGTGGAAAAAGACAGAATTGTTAAATGGACACTTTTTATATATAGcactataaaatatataaattacaaaaacctTTATCtctcaaattataaataaaaaaaattattggggGTTAAGTGTCATTGAGATTTGTTGATTTTCCAACGCTATATacctaattttttaatgaaaatttccTATAAATaacctaataaaaaatataaattagaagaaGTCTTCTAcattaggaaaataaaaatataattttatatagggTAAATGTCATTTTGTAATTGTGATTTGAGCAATTTCAAATGGCTATAGTAACACCACTTCAATCCGGTTCTGATATATAATAGTGTAACCACCAGACTTGAACTTTGTTAATAGTCAATGGTTCTTGTTATTGATAGCCTGCTTATGGATTGGAGGCCACATGCATTCAGAATTAGATGCAAACAGCACACCCAAGTAACAATACTCGTTGAAACAAGTGAAAATCCTtccagcaaataataataactggTCCTTGCCAGGTCATATACATGTGGAATCTTATTCCCCACAAa comes from Dioscorea cayenensis subsp. rotundata cultivar TDr96_F1 chromosome 15, TDr96_F1_v2_PseudoChromosome.rev07_lg8_w22 25.fasta, whole genome shotgun sequence and encodes:
- the LOC120278189 gene encoding mitochondrial metalloendopeptidase OMA1-like; the protein is MNFLRRSLPLLRRSIPSKIFSSPRPHLPLPPPLFSRSISNPNPTAGPIPNPSLSWRTILQPLALLIGVIVGGGGIIYYLYFETVPFSNNSRLVIVSPLAERKISEIEFQKLKNGLEGRILPANHPDTIRVRRISENIIEAIQPCLHHDKRQRGDLRYACEIQALERSPETRKKSAEAERWEVLVVSDKTFYAFCLPCRKIVVSTRVLDHLRTDAEIATLLGHEVAHVVARHGAEIATKDLWMDIYFRPSHFCRDPGELAYLHRKEDLCKRMEMEADHIGLLLMAYAGYDLSVAPRVYEKLKGINRKTLWHYSSREQIEVFLSMY